The following proteins are co-located in the Cyanobacteria bacterium GSL.Bin1 genome:
- a CDS encoding glycosyltransferase, protein MLISIVIPVYNGGANFQRCLASVTDSLTSADEVIVVADGDTDGSWQVAEAFGAKVLQLPISGGPARARNIGAQTAQGNLLFFMDADVTLHPQTLGLVKQEFERTPNLAALIGSYDDEPGADNFLSQYKNLFHHYTHQMSSENASTFWGACGAIRRSVFEVVGGFDESYRHPCIEDIELGYRLKQMGYSIRLCKNIQVKHLKQWQLGTLLKAEIFHRALPWTELILRNRYLNADLNLNHTNRFSVVLIFALVLSLLSSCFVPRLFLLNIILVLILSYLNLDLYCFFYQKRGLRFTLQVIPWHWLYFLYGGASFVYQVFRYYLKLLPSDERELTSL, encoded by the coding sequence ATGCTGATATCAATCGTAATTCCTGTTTACAACGGTGGGGCAAACTTTCAGAGATGCTTGGCTAGTGTAACAGACAGTCTAACTTCTGCTGATGAAGTGATTGTTGTTGCTGATGGCGATACCGATGGATCTTGGCAAGTAGCCGAAGCCTTTGGGGCAAAAGTACTACAGCTACCAATATCTGGAGGGCCAGCGCGAGCTAGAAATATTGGAGCGCAAACGGCTCAAGGGAACTTGTTATTTTTTATGGATGCAGATGTTACCCTTCATCCTCAAACTTTAGGTTTAGTGAAACAGGAGTTTGAAAGAACACCAAACCTAGCTGCTTTGATTGGTTCTTATGACGATGAACCAGGTGCAGACAACTTTTTGTCACAGTACAAAAATTTATTTCATCACTATACTCATCAGATGTCTTCAGAAAATGCCTCCACATTTTGGGGAGCTTGTGGTGCAATTCGCCGGTCTGTCTTTGAAGTAGTGGGTGGATTTGATGAAAGTTATCGGCACCCCTGTATTGAAGATATTGAGTTAGGATACCGACTCAAGCAAATGGGTTACTCCATTCGTTTGTGCAAAAATATTCAAGTGAAACATCTCAAGCAATGGCAGTTAGGAACTCTTCTAAAAGCAGAAATTTTTCATAGAGCTTTGCCTTGGACAGAATTGATTCTGCGTAATCGCTACCTTAATGCTGACTTAAATCTAAATCACACTAATCGTTTCAGTGTCGTTTTGATTTTTGCATTAGTACTCAGCTTACTCAGTAGTTGCTTTGTACCTAGATTATTCTTATTAAATATAATTTTGGTACTCATACTATCATACCTAAATCTCGACTTATACTGCTTTTTTTACCAGAAGCGGGGTTTAAGATTTACTTTACAGGTTATTCCTTGGCATTGGCTCTATTTTCTTTACGGAGGAGCTTCTTTTGTTTATCAGGTATTTAGATACTATCTCAAGCTCTTACCGTCCGACGAGAGAGAACTCACGTCCTTGTAG
- a CDS encoding NAD(P)-binding protein, with protein MKQYPVVVIGGGPAGLTASYELVKQGINSVVLEKSHQVGGISRTENYKGYRIDIGGHRFFTKVGEVAAIWQDILGDDLIRVTRLSRIYYNGKFYDYPLSLVKTLLNLGLFESILILTSYFQAKLRKRFTSQFKVETFEDWVIDCFGERLYRIFFKTYTEKVWGIPCNKIRADWAAQRIQNMSLQKVVLNTLFGSQNAKSLIKTFDYPRLGPGMVWERCQAKLEAMETPVYLNTEVIQIDREGMRITKVIAQQGNFTFELEAKHFINSMPISLLVNRLNPQPPAKVLRAARGLKYRDFLIIALVVNREHLFPDNWLYIHSPNYKVGRIQNFKNWSPEMVPDASKTCLGMEYFCNEGDSLWELSDSKLIEFASQEIVKLDLGVEESDVEDGCVIRQRKAYPVYDGEYRQHLQVLQHYLEMFENLQTVGRNGMHRYNNQDHSMLTALLAAKNIVGEEHDIWKVNVERSYHENFTDEEWSKLKQESSKSSNDPVSFSFVSSPRFR; from the coding sequence ATGAAACAGTATCCTGTAGTTGTTATTGGCGGTGGTCCTGCAGGTCTAACAGCAAGTTATGAATTAGTGAAGCAGGGAATCAACTCAGTTGTTTTAGAAAAATCTCATCAAGTAGGAGGGATTTCCCGCACAGAAAACTATAAAGGTTATCGTATCGATATTGGTGGACATCGCTTTTTTACGAAGGTTGGCGAAGTGGCAGCAATTTGGCAAGACATCTTAGGAGACGACTTGATTCGAGTGACGAGGCTCTCCCGCATCTACTATAACGGTAAGTTCTACGATTATCCTTTATCTTTAGTCAAAACATTGCTCAATCTTGGTCTATTTGAGAGCATACTGATTTTGACTAGCTACTTTCAAGCGAAACTAAGAAAGCGATTCACGTCTCAATTTAAAGTAGAAACTTTTGAAGATTGGGTCATTGATTGCTTTGGAGAACGTCTCTATCGTATTTTCTTCAAAACGTATACGGAAAAAGTCTGGGGAATACCTTGTAATAAAATTCGTGCTGACTGGGCAGCCCAGCGCATCCAAAATATGTCTCTCCAAAAAGTCGTGCTGAATACTCTATTTGGGAGTCAAAATGCTAAGAGCCTCATTAAAACATTCGACTATCCTCGCTTAGGACCCGGTATGGTGTGGGAACGCTGTCAAGCAAAACTGGAAGCGATGGAAACACCAGTTTATCTCAATACAGAGGTGATACAAATTGACCGAGAAGGAATGCGCATCACTAAAGTGATCGCGCAGCAGGGCAATTTTACTTTTGAGTTAGAGGCAAAACACTTTATCAATTCTATGCCAATATCGCTGCTAGTGAATCGCCTTAATCCCCAACCGCCGGCAAAAGTTTTGAGAGCCGCACGAGGACTAAAATATCGAGATTTCTTGATTATAGCTCTAGTAGTTAACCGTGAACATTTGTTTCCTGATAACTGGCTTTATATTCATAGTCCTAATTATAAAGTGGGTCGTATTCAAAACTTCAAGAACTGGAGTCCAGAGATGGTTCCGGATGCAAGTAAAACTTGCTTGGGGATGGAATATTTCTGTAACGAAGGAGATAGCTTGTGGGAACTGTCAGACTCAAAGTTAATTGAATTCGCTTCCCAAGAAATTGTCAAGCTTGATCTAGGCGTTGAAGAGAGTGATGTAGAAGATGGCTGTGTCATTCGCCAACGTAAAGCTTATCCGGTTTATGACGGGGAGTACCGCCAACATCTCCAAGTGTTGCAACACTATCTCGAAATGTTTGAAAACTTGCAAACCGTAGGGCGTAACGGAATGCACCGCTACAACAACCAGGATCATTCCATGCTGACGGCTTTGCTAGCAGCCAAGAATATTGTCGGTGAAGAGCATGATATTTGGAAGGTCAATGTTGAGCGCTCTTACCACGAGAATTTTACCGATGAAGAGTGGTCAAAGCTGAAGCAAGAATCTTCCAAGTCAAGCAATGATCCGGTTTCGTTTTCATTTGTATCTTCCCCTAGGTTTAGGTAA